In Aspergillus fumigatus Af293 chromosome 4, whole genome shotgun sequence, one genomic interval encodes:
- the metH gene encoding 5-methyltetrahydropteroyltriglutamate--homocysteine S-methyltransferase, whose translation MVQSAVLGFPRMGKLRDLKKATEAYWGGKISRDELLSEGKRLRAEHWKIQKDAGVDIIPSNDFAFYDQVLDHIQLFGVVPERYSKYNLDPLDEYFAMGRGLQKPASEGQPAIDVPSLEMVKWFDSNYHYVKPTLQENQVFKLASNPKPVAQFLEAKEAGIITRPVILGPVSFLTLAKADRGQKIDPIDKINDLVPVYVDLLAQLKAAGVEDVQIDEPVLVFDLPAKSKAAFKPVYEKIGALGDKAPRIVLATYFGDIVHNIDVLPALHNLHGIHVDLVRNPEQLDAVIAALGPKQVLSAGVVDGRNIWKTNFKAAIEKVEHAIQKLGKDRVIVSTSSSLLHVPHTLESEKNLDPEVREWFSFAVEKTHEVVVIAKAVTEGPAAVRDQLEANAKSVQARASSARTNDPKVKERQAAVTEEMHNRKSPFPVRLAEQSKSINLPLFPTTTIGSFPQTKEIRIQRNKFTKGEITAEEYEKFIEQEIAEVVKIQEELDLDVLVHGEPERNDMVQYFGERLTGYVFTTHAWVQSYGSRCVRPPIIVGDISRPAPMTVKESKYAVSISKKPMKGMLTGPITCLRWSFPRDDVHQSVQAQQLALALRDEVIDLEAAGVKVIQVDEPALREGLPLRAGKEREDYLTWAVRAFRLATSGVSDGTQIHSHFCYSEFQDFFHAIAALDADVLSIENSKSDAKLLKVFVEEAYPRHIGPGVYDIHSPRVPSEQEIKDRIEEMLPYLRPDQLWINPDCGLKTRQWPETKAALTNMVNAAKFYRQKYTK comes from the exons ATGGTCCAATC TGCCGTTTTGGGTTTCCCCCGTATGGGAAAGCTCCGTGACCTCAAGAAGGCCACCGAGGCTTACTGGGGCGGCAAGATCTCTCGTGATGAGCTCTTGAGCGAGGGAAAGAGACTTCGTGCTGAGCACTGGAAGATCCAGAAAGATGCTGGTGTCGATATCATTCCCAGCAACGATTTTGCTTTCTACGATCAGGTCCTCGACCACATCCAGCTCTTCGGC GTCGTCCCTGAGAGATACAGCAAGTACAACCTTGACCCTCTTGATGAGTACTTCGCCATGGGTCGTGGTCTCCAGAAGCCCGCATCTGAGGGTCAGCCCGCCATTGACGTTCCTAGCTTG GAAATGGTCAAGTGGTTCGACTCGAACTACCACTACGTCAAGCCTACCCTCCAGGAGAACCAGGTCTTCAAGCTCGCTTCTAACCCCAAGCCCGTTGCTCAGTTCCTcgaggccaaggaggctgGCATCATTACTCGTCCCGTCATCCTGGGTCCCGTCTCCTTCCTGACCCTCGCCAAGGCCGACCGTGGTCAGAAAATTGACCCTATTGACAAGATCAACGACCTGGTTCCCGTCTACGTTGACCTCCTTGCTCAGCTGAAGGCTGCCGGCGTCGAGGACGTTCAGATTGACGAGCCTGTTCTCGTTTTCGATCTCCCTGCCAAGTCCAAGGCTGCCTTCAAGCCTGTCTATGAGAAGATTGGTGCTCTCGGTGACAAGGCTCCTCGCATTGTCCTTGCCACCTACTTCGGTGACATTGTCCACAACATTGATGTTCTCCCTGCTCTGCACAACCTTCATGGTATCCACGTGGACCTTGTCCGCAACCCTGAGCAGCTCGATGCTGTTATTGCCGCTCTTGGCCCCAAGCAGGTCCTCTCTGCTGGTGTTGTTGATGGTCGCAACATCTGGAAGACCAACTTCAAGGCTGCCATCGAGAAGGTTGAGCACGCTATCCAGAAGCTTGGCAAGGACCGAGTTATTGTCTCTACCTccagctctcttctccatgtcCCCCACACCCTTGAGAGCGAGAAGAACCTCGATCCCGAGGTCCGGGAGTGGTTCAGCTTCGCTGTCGAGAAGACGCACGAGGTTGTTGTAATCGCCAAGGCCGTCACCGAGGGCCCTGCTGCTGTCCGCGACCAGCTCGAGGCCAACGCCAAGTCCGTTCAGGCTCGTGCCTCGTCTGCTCGCACCAACGaccccaaggtcaaggagcgCCAGGCTGCTGTCACCGAGGAGATGCACAACCGCAAGTCTCCCTTCCCCGTCCGTCTTGCCGAGCAGAGCAAGTCCATCAaccttcctctcttccccaccaccaccatcggTTCCTTCCCTCAGACCAAAGAGATCCGTATCCAGCGTAACAAGTTCACCAAGGGTGAGATCACCGCTGAGGAGTACGAGAAGTTCATCGAGCAGGAGATTGCCGAGGTTGTCAAAATCCAGGAAGAGCTTGACCTCGATGTCCTCGTCCACGGTGAACCTGAGCGTAACGACATGGTGCAGTACTTCGGTGAGCGTCTCACCGGTTACGTCTTCACCACCCACGCCTGGGTGCAGAGTTACGGATCTCGTTGCGTGCGCCCTCCCATCATTGTTGGTGATATCTCGCGTCCCGCTCCCATGACTGTCAAGGAGTCCAAGTACGCCGTCTCTATCTccaagaagcccatgaaGGGTATGCTTACTGGCCCCATCACCTGCCTCCGCTGGTCTTTCCCTCGTGACGACGTCCACCAGTCCGTCCAGGCTCAGCAGCTGGCCCTTGCCCTCCGTGACGAGGTCATTGATCTGGAGGCCGCTGGTGTCAAGGTCATTCAGGTCGACGAGCCTGCTCTGCGTGAGGGTCTCCCTCTGCGTGCTGGCAAGGAGCGTGAGGACTACCTTACCTGGGCCGTGCGTGCTTTCCGTCTGGCTACCAGCGGTGTCTCCGATGGTACTCAGATCCACTCTCACTTCTGCTACTCTGAGTTCCAGGACTTCTTCCACGCCATTGCCGCTCTGGATGCCGATGTTCTCAGCATTGAGAACAGCAAGTCTGACGCCAAGCTGCTCAAGgtcttcgtcgaggaggCTTACCCTCGCCATATCGGACCTGGTGTCTATGACATCCACTCTCCTCGTGTTCCCAGCGAgcaggagatcaaggatcGCATCGAGGAAATGCTTCCTTACCTCCGCCCTGACCAGCTCTGGATCAACCCTGACTGTGGCCTGAAGACCCGTCAGTGGCCCGAGACCAAGGCTGCTCTGACCAACATGGTCAATGCTGCCAAGTTCTACCGCCAGAAGTACACCAAATAA
- a CDS encoding 3-oxo-5-alpha-steroid 4-dehydrogenase family protein translates to MGSAFSTFMGSLPPLRDLILPTPQAYTTLLNIFQYFPVFSLVQWAVSWHPAGKGSYQRSWLNIPGKLGWFLMEIVGPANLLYILYKLPPALNITSLPLSNKLVASLYVIHYVNRAIISPFFAAPSMSPMHASVVSMAVLFNWLNSTCLAGWLVGYHVPVLGYKTDGAVSGVPGGPSSYSAATHFLPCLGMVLFAAGMIGNIHSERTLFHLRREAAEKRDAAEKSDEDITQHGDEDHPTFIQASSSSSSTDADANANAKGRKNKYDKVYVIPPARGVFRSILYPHYAFEWLEWLGFSLVGTAVFPAAQALAYASPPLPIAPWLKPAAALAETLQVPLPLPAVVFVVNAVANMLPHARWGRKWYVEKFGEKAVAGRGAAVPWCPWL, encoded by the exons ATGGGCTCCGCATTTTCGACCTTCATGGGATCTCTTCCCCCCTTGAGAGACCTCATCCTACCCACTCCTCAGGCCTACACAACCCTGCTCAACATATTCCAATATTTTCCAGTG TTCTCGCTCGTCCAATGGGCTGTCTCCTGGCATCCAGCTGGCAAAGGCTCCTACCAGAGATCCTGGCTGAACATCCCGGGCAAACTGGGGTGGTTTCTCATGGAGATCGTGGGACCAGCAAACCTGCTCTACATTCTTTACAAATTGCCGCCAGCGCTCAACATTACCTCGCTCCCACTATCTAATAAGCTCGTTGCGTCCCTATACGTAATCCACTATGTCAACCGTGCCATCATCTCGCCGTTCTTCGCGGCCCCCAGCATGTCCCCCATGCATGCGTCCGTCGTCTCCATGGCGGTGCTGTTCAACTGGCTCAACTCGACCTGTCTGGCTGGTTGGCTGGTGGGATACCACGTCCCGGTGCTGGGGTACAAGACCGACGGCGCCGTCTCGGGCGTTCCGGGAGGGCCGTCGTCCTACTCCGCCGCAACGCACTTCCTGCCTTGCCTGGGGATGGTCCTCTTCGCAGCCGGTATGATAGGCAACATCCACTCGGAGCGCACCCTCTTCCATCTGCGCCGCGAAGCAGCAGAGAAGCGCGACGCGGCCGAGAAGTCCGACGAGGATATCACCCAGCATGGAGACGAGGACCATCCGACCTTTATCCaggcatcgtcctcgtcctcgtctaCTGACGCGGATGCCAACGCCAATGCCAAGGGCAGGAAGAATAAGTATGACAAGGTCTACGTCATCCCACCCGCCCGCGGTGTCTTCCGTTCCATCCTCTACCCGCATTACGCCTTCGAATGGCTCGAGTGGCTCGGCTTCTCTCTCGTCGGCACGGCCGTCTTCCCCGCCGCTCAGGCACTCGCCTATGCCTCGCCGCCCTTGCCCATCGCTCCGTGGCTGAAGCCCGCTGCCGCGCTCGCGGAGACACTACAGGTTCCCCTGCCTCTTCCGGCGGTCGTGTTTGTTGTTAATGCGGTGGCTAATATGCTGCCTCATGCGCGCTGGGGGAGGAAGTGGTATGTAGAGAAGTTTGGGGAGAAGGCGGTCGCGGGTCGAGGGGCTGCTGTTCCATGGTGTCCGTGGCTGTGA
- a CDS encoding J domain-containing protein, whose amino-acid sequence MPSASASGADTGGSARSREHNQGNQDRKYTAEQKAAVIRIRKCSSTAYYEILALDKSASDGEIKKAYRKLSLLTHPDKNGYEGADEAFKMVSRAFQVLSDPDKKSKYDKFGGDPDSRFTPSAGPSGASPFGGFGGGGGGFPRSAGAGGPMFEEEISPEELFNRFFNGGFGGGGFGPFGGPQFVFNMGGGPGFRVHQFGGPRPRRRPREASAQAEAAPSGWATFQSLLPLILLFVLPLLSSLFSGSSSPSGPSYRFDAAVPPHTMQRTTPKYNINYFVNPRDVEDYSAKKLRQLDTKVEVDYITKLRYECESEVHARDRMMQEAQGWFFPDVEKMKEARSMELKSCRQLDSLKGRY is encoded by the exons ATGCCGTCCGCTTCAGCATCCGGCGCGGATACTGGCGGTTCAGCCAGATCACGCGAACACAATCAGGGGAACCAAGATCGCAAATACACTGCGGAACAGAAGGCAGCCGTGATCCGGATACGAAAATGCTCGAGCACAGCGTACTACGAGATTCTAGCCTTGGACAAGTCTGCGTCGGATggggagatcaagaaggcaTACCGCAAACTGAGTTTATTGACACATCCCGATAAGAACGGGTATGAGGGGGCGGATGAGGCGTTTAAGA TGGTCTCTCGTGCTTTCCAGGTGCTATCGGACCCGGACAAGAAATCAAAGTATGATAAATTTGGTGGAGATCCGGACAGCAGGTTCACGCCTAGTGCTGGGCCGTCCGGGGCGTCTCCTTTTGGTGgctttggtggtggtggtggggggTTCCCGCGCTCAGCGGGTGCTGGTGGTCCAAtgttcgaggaggagatatcGCCCGAGGAGCTGTTCAATCGCTTCTTCAATGGCGGgttcggaggaggagggtttGGTCCTTTCG GAGGTCCTCAGTTTGTTTTCAATATGGGCGGAGGTCCAGGTTTCCGGGTACACCAGTTTGGAGGGCCACGACCGCGACGAAGACCCCGCGAAGCCAGCGCTCAGGCCGAAGCCGCACCGTCTGGCTGGGCAACCTTCCAGTCACTACTCCCTCTCATCCTTCTATTCGTGCTTCCTCTgctctcctctcttttctctgGCTCGTCGTCTCCTTCCGGTCCTTCCTACAGATTTGATGCCGCCGTACCCCCTCACACTATGCAGCGGACGACACCGAAATACAACATCAATTATTTCGTCAATCCTAGGGACGTGGAAGACTACAGTGCGAAGAAACTTCGCCAGCTGGACACAAAAGTGGAAGTGGACTATATCACCAAATTGCGGTACGAATGCGAGAGCGAAGTACATGCTCGGGACCGGATGATGCAAGAAGCCCAGGGCTGGTTCTTCCCAGATGtagagaagatgaaggaggcgAGGTCCATGGAACTTAAGAGCTGCCGGCAGTTAGATTCTCTGAAGGGGAGATATTAG
- a CDS encoding ubiquitin-ubiquitin ligase UFD2, whose product MSDTLSDADKLRLLLQIRNKRLAKLGNPSSSSQNASGPETASTQPSTPSLPSPSPQQTFDAPQPQISISSAPRSQTSSPRLELQESEGKRIKITPSAPASPAPESVADTPVSNTPPPPKAEESIESFEDRTLSAVFKLSLREDRQRDIHGHKLIYLPGLRSELEDQGREPRIDTTVLDQALLEAASNTQQKPLDYLLPCWGRISRLHKGFRRAREDDPKFAVISEARRLCMSYCIFAITMPEMFGLEPSERSPLKPYLLLDPEDDKGVDLEFLGEAVKRFEEDESIKPAFIAAVEEMSRDLASMTINDDYKSYLIALRNLVGNPVIAAAITESSFFNECRDPALFEKETLLGPWFRLSPLQGNVTMTYFSSPKTRDQSYILNAQRSMRMIQQMLSSDLFDVVNHIIRANKEARDRVLDWFAAALNINHKRRAMQVDPTTVASDGFMFNLTTCLDKLCEPFMDATFTKIDRIDAGYLHRNPRVDMKDETKINADQHASDAFYSKQEEGTTNFITEIFFLTVAAHHYGSESLTSKLDQLEKDLRHMEGTIRRFELERPRWIHNPVQLRVFEQALRKYKDKLDLGLALKYSLQGVLFDDQWQARSMLFMRYVIVWLLRLVSGVNFPKEPIKLPLPEQQPEVFKCLPEYFVDDIVSNFKFIMWCMPQIITATQGDELVMLCITFLESSDYIKNPYLKAGLVSILFRGTWPRPGGARGVLVDLLNSFPFANEYLLHAVMKFYIEAEHTGTHTQFFDKFNIRYEIFQIIKCIWPNTLYRNKLYNQSKQNLDFFVRFVNLLLNDVTYVLDESFGAFITIHDTQVELSRNGNNMDPQERQQKEEHLASAQRNAKSYMQLTNETVAMLKLFTEALADSFTMPEIVQRLADMLDYNLDAMVGPKSSSLRVDNLQEYGFNPRALLSEIVDVYLNLMGKENFILAVARDGRSYKPANFQKAGEILRKWSLKSPEELQQWEQLQAKVRAAKEADEQAEEDLGEIPDEFLADGFSLDPLIYTLMEDPVILPGSKVSMDRSTLRSHLLSDPHDPFNRAPLKMEDVTPDTELKARIDAFKAERLAARRQPLTQTVTDTMDTSTD is encoded by the exons ATGTCAGATACTCTTTCTGATGCGGATAAG CTAAGACTTCTTTTGCAGATCCGCAACAAGCGCCTTGCAAAGCTTGGGaatccatcctcatcctcgcaAAATGCGTCAGGGCCAGAGACAGCTTCTACCCAGCCCTCTACACCTTCACTGCCCAGTCCTTCTCCTCAACAAACCTTCGACGCTCCGCAGCCCCAGATAAGTATCAGCAGCGCACCGCGGTCACAaacttcttcgcctcggcTGGAGTTGCAAGAATCAGAAGGCAAGCGAATCAAGATCACACCGTCGGCCCCTGCCAGTCCTGCACCGGAGTCAGTAGCTGATACCCCGGTATCGAACACGCCCCCGCCACCGAAGGCAGAAGAGAGTATTGAATCCTTTGAGGATCGCACACTAAGCGCCGTCTTCAAGCTTAGCTTGAGGGAGGACCGACAGCGGGATATCCATGGGCACAAGTTGATCTACTTGCCTGGGTTGCGGAGTGAACTTGAGGACCAGGGTCGCGAACCGCGCATCGACACGACTGTACTGGACCAGGCCCTCCTTGAAGCCGCCTCGAATACCCAGCAGAAGCCTTTGGACTATCTATTGCCATGCTGGGGCCGGATCTCAAGGCTGCACAAAGGGTTTCGCCGTGCCCGCGAGGATGATCCGAAATTCGCTGTCATCAGTGAGGCACGACGCCTGTGCATGAGCTATTGCATCTTTGCGATCACGATGCCGGAGATGTTCGG GCTCGAGCCATCCGAGCGGTCTCCGCTGAAGccatatcttcttctggatCCCGAAGATGATAAGGGAGTTGATCTTGAGTTCTTGGGCGAAGCTGTGAAAAGatttgaggaagacgaaaGCATCAAGCCGGCTTTCATCGCCGCCGTAGAGGAGATGAGCCGCGACCTCGCTTCGATGACTATCAATGATGACTACAAGTCTTATCTAATA GCTCTGCGAAACCTGGTTGGTAATCCGGTCATTGCCGCTGCTATTACGGAGTCTTCTTTTTTCAACGAGTGCCGTGATCCAGCATTGTTTGAGAAGGAGACGCTTCTGGGTCCGTGGTTCCGCTTGTCACCTCTCCAGGGCAATGTTACCATGACCTATTTCTCGAGTCCCAAGACTCGAGATCAGTCATATATCTTAAATGCGCAAAGATCCATGAGGATGATACAGCAGATGCTTAGCTCAGATCTGTTTGATGTCGTCAATCATATCATTCGTGCGAATAAGGAGGCAAGAGACAGAGTCCTGGACTGGTTCGCTGCCGCGTTGAACATCAACCACAAACGAAGAGCAATGCAGGTGGATCCTACTACCGTAGCTTCGGACGGTTTCATGTTCAATCTCACAACATGTCTAGACAAGCTTTGTGAACCTTTCATGGACGCAACCTTCACCAAG ATTGACAGGATTGATGCCGGGTATTTGCACCGGAACCCGCGCGTTGATATGAAAGATGAAACCAAGATCAATGCCGATCAGCATGCGTCGGACGCGTTTTACTCAAAGCAGGAAGAAGGGACTACCAACTTCATCACTGAAATCTTTTTTTTGACGGTTGCTGCTCATCACTACGGTAGTGAGTCCCTGACGTCAAAGCTGGACCAGCTTGAGAAGGACCTTCGGCACATGGAGGGTACGATCAGGAGGTTTGAGCTGGAGCGACCCAGATGGATCCACAATCCAGTGCAGCTTAGGGTATTCGAACAGGCTCTGAGGAAATACAAGGACAAGCTGGACCTGGGTCTGGCCCTGAAGTACAGTCTGCAAGGCGTTCTGTTCGACGACCAATGGCAGGCACGTTCCATGCTGTTCATGAGATATGTCATCGTTTGGCTGCTCAGGCTTGTGTCCGGCGTCAACTTCCCAAAGGAACCGATCAAGTTGCCTCTTCCGGAGCAGCAGCCGGAAGTTTTTAAATGTCTCCCCGAATACTTTGTGGATGACATTGTCAGCAACTTCAAATTCATCATGTGGTGCATGCCGCAGATAATCACTGCGACACAGGGGGACGAGTTAGTTATGCTCTGTATCACTTTTCTGGAGAGTTCGGACTACATCAAGAACCCTTACCTGAAAGCGGGTCTTGTTTCGATCCTGTTCCGGGGGACATGGCCTCGCCCTGGTGGCGCACGCGGTGTTCTAGTCGATCTTTTGAACTCTTTCCCTTTTGCTAATGAATACCTGCTGCATGCCGTTATGAAGTTCTATATTGAAGCAGAGCATACGGGGACGCACACCCAGTTCTTTGACAAGTTCAACATCCGCTACGAAATCTTCCAGATAATCAAGTGTATCTGGCCAAACACTCTGTATCGAAACAAGCTCTACAACCAGTCCAAGCAAAATCTGGACTTTTTCGTTCGCTTTGTGAACTTGCTTCTAAACGACGTGACATATGTGCTTGATGAATCCTTTGGCGCATTCATCACGATTCATGATACCCAGGTGGAGCTCAGTCGCAATGGGAACAACATGGATCCTCAGGAGCGTCAACAAAAAGAGGAGCATCTTGCATCCGCTCAACGGAACGCCAAATCCTACATGCAGTTAACGAACGAGACGGTCGCCATGCTCAAGTTGTTTACGGAAGCATTGGCAGACTCGTTCACCATGCCTGAAATCGTCCAGAGATTGGCAGACATGCTTGATTACAACCTGGATGCCATGGTTGGCCCAAAGAGCTCCAGCTTGCGAGTAGACAATCTGCAAGAGTACGGTTTTAACCCGCGGGCTTTGCTGAGTGAGATCGTCGATGTGTATCTCAACCTGATGGGCAAGGAAAActtcatcctcgccgtcgCAAGGGACGGACGGTCCTACAAGCCGGCGAATTTTCAAAAGGCAGGGGAGATCCTCCGCAAATGGTCGCTGAAATCTCCGGAGGAGCTCCAACAATGGGAACAGCTGCAGGCGAAGGTCAGGGCGGCCAAGGAGGCTGATGAACAAGCCGAGGAGGATCTTGGCGAAATTCCTGATGAATTCTTGG CTGATGGGTTTTCTCTAGATCCCCTGATCTATACCTTGATGGAAGATCCAGTTATCCTCCCTGGATCCAAGGTATCCATGGATCGTTCTACTCTTCGATCTCATCTTCTGAGTGACCCACATGATCCGTTCAACAGAGCTCCGCTCAAGATGGAGGATGTAACCCCTG ATACGGAGCTCAAGGCCAGGATTGATGCATTTAAGGCGGAGAGACTAGCGGCACGACGACAGCCCTTGACGCAGACTGTGACTGACACTATGGATACGTCGACTGATTGA